In the genome of Burkholderia diffusa, one region contains:
- a CDS encoding immunity 52 family protein: MDFSLQFRDETLAPTDFEKILSRIHIVVSTMGAIDSTLSTWFAQGDTLDEALLYPAFEDGQPSTALLAVLQHQFSDDPSRSYVALWNGNQNKGEGATIVCHVGENSVPHSFEIKISSSAVLGNLESVQRIVNATVTAFRPAYVTVSPRSYAAKQVFDDKPGVGWMIYLPKVITQQQVPEAREIVPIPDAGKAQTGTIVVSTTDAPFSMKNPEHIETANRIEIRLVDQDLLPAFADL, from the coding sequence ATGGACTTCAGCCTTCAGTTCAGGGACGAGACACTTGCCCCTACAGACTTCGAGAAGATACTGTCACGCATTCACATCGTCGTGTCGACGATGGGTGCAATCGATTCGACGCTAAGCACTTGGTTCGCTCAAGGTGACACCTTGGACGAAGCGCTCCTGTACCCAGCGTTCGAAGATGGCCAGCCATCGACGGCACTACTCGCCGTCCTACAGCATCAGTTTTCGGACGATCCATCGCGATCCTACGTTGCACTGTGGAACGGGAATCAGAACAAGGGGGAAGGTGCGACGATCGTATGTCACGTAGGCGAAAACTCCGTCCCGCATTCCTTCGAGATCAAAATTTCGAGTTCGGCGGTGCTGGGGAACCTCGAATCAGTTCAACGAATTGTGAACGCGACCGTGACCGCATTTCGACCCGCCTACGTTACGGTCTCTCCACGGAGTTACGCGGCAAAGCAGGTATTCGACGACAAGCCCGGGGTTGGCTGGATGATTTACTTGCCAAAGGTGATCACGCAACAGCAGGTTCCGGAGGCGCGTGAGATTGTGCCGATCCCGGATGCAGGAAAGGCACAGACCGGCACGATCGTCGTCAGCACAACCGACGCCCCTTTCTCGATGAAGAATCCCGAACACATCGAGACGGCAAATCGCATCGAGATTAGGTTAGTCGACCAAGATCTCCTTCCCGCCTTCGCTGATCTATAG
- a CDS encoding DNA adenine methylase — protein sequence MANPIIPWIGGKRRLADHIIPRFPAHDCYVEVFAGGAALYFLRPPAKVEVINDVNGELINLYRVVQHHLEEFVRQFKWALTSRQVFEWLKQTVPETLTDIQRAARFYYLQKSCFGAKLEGQTFGTATTTPPGLNLLRIEEELSAAHLRLANTFVERLDWAACIDRYDRPHTLFYLDPPYYETEGYGVAFPFGEYEKMAQRLRSLKGRAIVSLNDHPDIRRAFDGFHIETVPIQYTVGGGKGVERNELIIFSWDDAAQPVGLF from the coding sequence ATGGCAAATCCCATCATTCCTTGGATCGGCGGCAAACGTCGTCTGGCAGACCACATCATTCCGCGTTTCCCTGCGCACGACTGCTATGTCGAGGTATTCGCGGGTGGAGCGGCGCTGTATTTCCTGCGTCCGCCGGCCAAGGTCGAGGTCATCAACGATGTGAACGGCGAACTGATCAACCTGTATCGCGTTGTGCAGCATCACCTGGAGGAGTTCGTGCGGCAGTTCAAATGGGCGTTGACGAGCCGGCAGGTGTTCGAATGGTTGAAGCAGACGGTCCCGGAAACGCTCACTGATATCCAGCGGGCGGCTCGGTTCTACTACCTGCAGAAAAGTTGCTTTGGGGCGAAGCTGGAAGGGCAGACGTTCGGAACGGCGACGACGACGCCGCCCGGCCTGAATCTGTTGCGGATCGAGGAGGAACTGTCGGCGGCCCACCTTCGGCTCGCGAATACGTTCGTGGAGCGGCTGGATTGGGCTGCATGTATCGATCGTTACGATCGGCCGCATACGCTCTTCTACCTCGATCCTCCGTATTACGAGACGGAGGGGTACGGCGTGGCATTCCCGTTCGGCGAGTACGAGAAGATGGCGCAGCGTCTGCGATCGCTGAAGGGCCGGGCGATCGTCAGCCTGAATGATCATCCGGATATTCGGCGTGCGTTCGACGGGTTTCATATCGAGACCGTGCCGATCCAGTACACGGTCGGGGGCGGGAAGGGCGTCGAGCGGAACGAGCTGATCATCTTTAGTTGGGATGATGCGGCGCAGCCTGTCGGACTTTTCTAA
- a CDS encoding DUF2514 family protein — protein sequence MTWFDPRLWLALIAAVVVGAAAGYSKGHRDADQSTTVADQARQIDHLRDERDEYGRRLAAQQEVATDAAKERDQARADAAVADGVADGLRKQVAALVADARRAGAAAGSPATGDALNLLADLFGRADERAGELAKIADERGIAGQQCERSYDALIGDAQSNLPQ from the coding sequence ATGACGTGGTTCGATCCTCGACTCTGGCTCGCGCTTATCGCGGCCGTCGTGGTCGGCGCTGCTGCTGGCTATTCGAAAGGGCACCGGGATGCGGATCAGTCCACGACGGTCGCCGATCAGGCACGGCAGATCGACCATCTCCGCGATGAACGGGATGAATATGGCCGCCGATTGGCGGCGCAACAGGAGGTTGCAACCGATGCTGCAAAAGAACGTGATCAGGCACGCGCTGATGCTGCTGTTGCCGATGGTGTTGCTGATGGGCTGCGCAAGCAGGTCGCCGCGCTCGTTGCCGACGCTCGACGTGCCGGCGCTGCGGCCGGAAGCCCGGCAACCGGCGACGCCCTCAATCTGCTTGCCGACTTGTTCGGCCGGGCTGACGAGCGCGCGGGAGAGCTGGCGAAGATCGCTGACGAGCGGGGCATCGCCGGCCAGCAGTGCGAGCGTAGTTACGACGCGTTGATCGGCGACGCGCAATCCAATTTGCCGCAGTAG
- a CDS encoding glycoside hydrolase family protein, with protein MAKYDGLKLKAELTHDEDRRYRIYTDTVGKVSGGIGRNLTDKGFRDNEIDLMYQNDIAETEAWLDRHLSWWSSLDPVRQRVMMNMAFNMQGKLLGFRKFLAATQRGDWNAAAAEMLDSLWARQVGDRAKRLASMMRSGA; from the coding sequence ATGGCTAAGTACGACGGGTTGAAGCTGAAGGCCGAACTGACGCACGATGAGGACCGGCGGTATCGGATCTATACCGACACGGTCGGCAAGGTGTCGGGCGGGATCGGCCGCAATCTGACGGACAAGGGGTTTCGCGATAACGAGATCGACCTGATGTACCAGAACGACATCGCCGAAACCGAGGCATGGCTCGATCGCCATCTGTCGTGGTGGTCGTCGCTCGATCCAGTGCGTCAGCGCGTGATGATGAATATGGCGTTCAACATGCAGGGCAAGTTGCTCGGGTTCCGCAAGTTTCTCGCGGCGACGCAGCGGGGCGACTGGAACGCAGCGGCAGCCGAGATGCTCGACAGCCTGTGGGCGCGACAGGTCGGCGATCGCGCGAAGCGCCTCGCATCGATGATGCGGAGCGGCGCATGA
- a CDS encoding phage holin family protein codes for MQEHEKTILELIVMGGLIGIAKVLVGSEHLTFRLVAGRAVLGSATSMVAGIALLQIPDLPPIALLGIGSTLGIVGSQYLEVLLRKKAKQLFGGSKNG; via the coding sequence ATGCAAGAGCATGAAAAGACGATTCTGGAGCTGATCGTTATGGGCGGATTGATCGGGATCGCGAAGGTGTTGGTGGGTAGCGAGCATTTGACGTTTCGGCTCGTCGCTGGCCGGGCCGTGCTGGGATCGGCGACGTCGATGGTCGCGGGCATCGCGCTGTTGCAGATCCCGGACCTCCCGCCGATTGCGCTGCTCGGAATCGGGAGCACGCTCGGCATCGTCGGATCGCAGTACCTGGAGGTACTGCTGCGTAAGAAGGCAAAGCAACTTTTTGGAGGAAGCAAGAATGGCTAA
- a CDS encoding phage late control D family protein → MEAIFQVVANGSDVTKVIQDRVLEIRAVDKPGLDADECTITLDDRDGRIEFPPKGATLKVSIGWDEQGLSMLGEYAVDEVGVRGPPASVVIRGKPANMRATSKTQRYGSWSNAKLADIVGDVARRNKWSAACDVDVVVPRIDQFGESDLHFITRVARQYGATATVKAGKLIVLPRGGGKSASGKPLPVVTLTPGDLLDYDINFPDRASFAAVRTKVHDRKTGKKIDLTIPNPDAPPGASAVHTERHAFASPEAAKAGATSRLTTLNRHTSTSRLTMRGRADLSAEKTIALKGFKAGVDGEFLIESVEHTYASRGWITVVTLNGGNKGKAKVGHGKKKGKKIDLVVPAPK, encoded by the coding sequence ATGGAAGCGATTTTTCAGGTGGTCGCGAACGGCTCGGACGTGACCAAGGTGATACAGGATCGCGTGCTGGAGATCCGGGCGGTCGACAAACCCGGTCTAGACGCCGACGAGTGCACGATCACGCTCGACGATCGCGACGGCCGCATCGAATTTCCGCCGAAGGGCGCGACGTTGAAGGTGTCGATCGGATGGGACGAGCAGGGACTATCGATGCTCGGCGAGTACGCCGTCGACGAGGTCGGCGTGCGCGGCCCGCCGGCCAGCGTCGTGATCCGTGGGAAGCCAGCGAACATGCGTGCGACGTCGAAGACGCAGCGCTACGGCAGTTGGTCGAATGCGAAGCTGGCCGACATCGTCGGCGACGTCGCGCGTCGCAACAAATGGTCGGCCGCGTGCGACGTCGACGTCGTCGTGCCGCGTATCGACCAGTTCGGCGAAAGCGACCTGCATTTCATCACGCGCGTGGCTCGCCAGTATGGTGCGACGGCGACGGTCAAAGCAGGGAAGCTGATCGTGTTGCCGCGTGGCGGCGGCAAGAGCGCGAGCGGCAAGCCGCTGCCGGTCGTCACGCTCACGCCGGGCGATCTGCTCGATTACGACATCAATTTCCCGGATCGCGCGAGCTTTGCGGCCGTGCGCACGAAGGTGCACGACCGCAAGACCGGGAAGAAGATCGACCTGACGATTCCGAATCCGGATGCTCCGCCAGGTGCGTCCGCGGTGCATACGGAACGGCATGCATTCGCGAGTCCGGAGGCCGCGAAAGCGGGTGCGACGTCGCGACTGACGACGCTCAATCGGCACACGTCGACGAGCCGGCTCACGATGCGCGGCCGGGCAGATCTGTCGGCGGAGAAGACAATCGCGCTCAAGGGTTTCAAGGCCGGCGTAGACGGTGAGTTTCTGATTGAGTCGGTCGAGCACACATACGCATCACGCGGATGGATCACGGTGGTCACTTTGAACGGAGGGAACAAGGGGAAAGCGAAGGTCGGGCATGGGAAGAAGAAGGGCAAGAAGATCGATCTGGTGGTGCCGGCGCCGAAGTAG
- a CDS encoding tail protein X, protein MAKTLRTSDGDVLDTLCFRYYGTLQGTVEAVYDANPGLAARPQPFPAGVEILLPDLDAPRVESVQLWT, encoded by the coding sequence ATGGCGAAGACTTTAAGAACGTCTGACGGCGACGTGCTCGACACGCTCTGCTTTCGGTACTACGGGACGTTGCAGGGCACGGTCGAGGCCGTGTACGACGCGAATCCGGGGCTGGCGGCTCGGCCGCAGCCGTTCCCGGCCGGCGTCGAGATCTTGCTGCCGGATCTCGATGCGCCGCGTGTTGAATCGGTCCAGCTCTGGACATAG
- a CDS encoding phage tail protein gives MDVIRQITGAATQAGIATERVRQMVRIFDRNRAASMSTVDALQRLATGNLSSAAELLTGASGAISLAGDLFPQVGTVLRSFNATQASIGSILKAVDGSNFPLVRAAADSVKSALGGAWNQFNAAVGIKDSAVLNVIQSTGVGSMLSGLVGGATSSTPHLMSMTSEAGDAFHFNLSTAAYDKLRRATRYRVASQERLNRQEALQPVSEGGETITLSGVVFPALGAGTKQIHRLREIGGRMKPVQLTTGDGDVLGRWLLQSIEEEQDALLVDGLPRKQTFSVEFGRYGEDFKNV, from the coding sequence ATGGATGTGATTCGACAGATCACAGGCGCGGCGACGCAGGCGGGGATTGCGACCGAACGCGTGCGCCAGATGGTCCGCATTTTCGACCGGAATCGCGCGGCGAGCATGTCGACGGTCGACGCGCTGCAGCGACTCGCGACCGGCAATCTGAGCAGCGCGGCCGAGCTGCTGACCGGCGCGAGCGGTGCGATCTCGCTGGCCGGCGATCTGTTTCCGCAGGTCGGCACGGTGCTGCGCAGCTTCAACGCGACGCAGGCGTCGATCGGCTCGATTCTGAAGGCCGTCGACGGGTCGAATTTCCCCCTTGTGCGGGCTGCCGCCGACAGCGTGAAGTCGGCGCTCGGCGGGGCGTGGAATCAGTTCAACGCGGCGGTCGGTATCAAGGACTCGGCGGTGCTCAATGTGATTCAGTCGACGGGCGTCGGTTCGATGCTGTCCGGGTTGGTCGGCGGGGCGACGTCGAGCACGCCGCACCTGATGTCGATGACGAGCGAAGCGGGTGATGCGTTCCACTTCAACTTGTCGACGGCCGCATACGACAAGCTCCGGCGGGCGACGCGTTATCGCGTTGCGTCGCAGGAGCGTCTGAATCGGCAGGAGGCGCTGCAGCCAGTCAGCGAAGGCGGCGAGACGATCACGCTGTCGGGCGTCGTGTTTCCGGCGCTCGGGGCCGGCACGAAGCAGATCCACCGCCTGCGCGAGATTGGCGGGCGCATGAAGCCCGTGCAGCTCACGACGGGCGACGGCGACGTGCTCGGCCGGTGGCTGCTGCAGTCGATTGAGGAGGAGCAGGATGCGCTGCTCGTGGACGGCTTGCCGCGCAAGCAAACATTCTCGGTGGAGTTCGGCCGCTATGGCGAAGACTTTAAGAACGTCTGA
- a CDS encoding phage tail tape measure protein, whose product MAKDLALGIVIGGAVSATFGKAITDTSSKIDAMKKRANDSRLWQRQIGETMRLQDEFRRLQLAGDSAADGIRRKLDSNLKSLRDAGIEVDRLDRAYARLGRTTRGLDLKVAGHERLAAGQEAGRGVIGDAVKLTAAVAVPATIAANYQAIIRDIAIKAGIARTQEEAAMGSRIRRDAAANGIGRNELADAVNQMVAGGMDLNRALDFAPLVAQFAIGQGATSVETAKMIQALQQNADIVDRKEMGKALESIAYLGKEGSFESVDMARWFPVLLAEMKKLGITGQDSVNQLGAMLQVQMKTAGSSDEAANNLKNWFSKIGSGETERNYAKAGVDYQAKMREAINKGWSPLEASFVLAKAYIERVDPAKAKQLATAAKQFNSEMDPAKRQAQMAAFAETMKTGDLFNDMQVKAALTAYMQNDELYAQLKRNAAQASGEIQKDLEARRETSKQIWSEVGQRWDDAMRSIGDALRPITDRVGEGAKGLGRGIQSVADAAPKATAAVVGIAGAALAFRGAKALWNIGRGAVDIARGTVLARGGRAAAGRAAGAGGIVGRALDALGGAAGAAGGVQRVFVVNLPGGGVAGGGGGLGDLLGGGRAGRAARGAARAGRIGRVFSAGRALFGRVAPYAGKLAVAGTVLKLGFAARDAYAVASSTDTNTQKANRFAGIAGSLAGGAAGAKLGAMAGAFVGPIGAAVLGVIGGAVGTFAGDKLFSAVSRRVLGRKTDETPPNVAALVKAKTIASDGAGVGARPGPRIEQQNTFAPVFHVKIEASDADMANKFLAQVSPALTRMMDEHQRKANARTAMFDSPHM is encoded by the coding sequence ATGGCGAAAGACCTGGCACTTGGCATCGTGATCGGCGGGGCGGTGTCGGCGACGTTCGGCAAGGCGATCACCGACACGTCGTCGAAGATCGACGCGATGAAGAAGCGGGCGAACGATTCGCGGCTCTGGCAGCGCCAGATCGGCGAGACGATGCGCCTGCAGGATGAGTTCCGCCGGCTGCAACTGGCTGGCGACAGCGCGGCGGACGGCATCCGCCGCAAGCTCGATAGCAATCTGAAGTCGCTGCGGGATGCCGGCATCGAGGTCGACCGGCTCGATCGCGCGTATGCGCGGCTCGGCCGGACGACGCGGGGGCTGGATCTGAAGGTCGCGGGACACGAGCGGCTGGCAGCCGGTCAGGAGGCCGGGCGCGGCGTGATCGGTGACGCAGTGAAGCTGACGGCGGCGGTCGCGGTGCCTGCGACGATTGCTGCGAACTATCAGGCGATCATTCGCGACATCGCGATCAAGGCCGGCATCGCGCGCACGCAGGAAGAGGCCGCGATGGGCTCGCGTATCCGGCGCGACGCTGCGGCGAACGGCATCGGCCGCAATGAGCTGGCCGACGCCGTCAACCAGATGGTTGCGGGCGGGATGGATCTGAATCGGGCGCTGGATTTTGCTCCGCTGGTTGCGCAGTTCGCGATCGGACAGGGCGCGACCTCGGTTGAGACTGCGAAGATGATTCAGGCGCTGCAGCAGAACGCGGATATCGTCGACCGGAAGGAGATGGGGAAGGCGCTCGAATCGATTGCGTATCTTGGCAAGGAGGGGTCGTTCGAGTCCGTCGACATGGCGCGATGGTTCCCGGTGTTGCTCGCCGAGATGAAGAAGCTCGGCATCACGGGGCAGGACTCGGTGAACCAGCTCGGCGCGATGCTCCAGGTGCAGATGAAGACGGCGGGCAGCTCCGACGAAGCGGCGAACAACCTCAAGAACTGGTTTTCGAAGATCGGCTCCGGGGAGACCGAGCGCAATTACGCGAAGGCCGGCGTCGACTATCAGGCGAAGATGCGCGAGGCGATCAACAAGGGATGGTCGCCGCTGGAAGCGTCGTTCGTGCTCGCCAAGGCATATATCGAGCGCGTCGATCCGGCCAAGGCGAAGCAGCTCGCAACGGCGGCGAAGCAGTTCAATTCGGAGATGGACCCCGCCAAGCGTCAGGCGCAGATGGCCGCGTTCGCCGAGACGATGAAGACCGGCGACCTGTTCAACGACATGCAGGTCAAGGCGGCGCTGACGGCATACATGCAGAACGATGAGCTGTATGCGCAGTTGAAGCGTAATGCGGCGCAGGCGAGCGGCGAGATCCAGAAGGATCTGGAGGCGCGTCGCGAGACGTCCAAGCAGATCTGGAGCGAGGTCGGGCAGCGCTGGGACGACGCGATGCGCAGCATCGGCGACGCGCTGCGTCCGATCACGGATCGCGTCGGCGAGGGCGCGAAGGGACTCGGGAGGGGTATCCAGTCCGTTGCGGATGCTGCACCGAAGGCGACAGCCGCCGTCGTTGGCATCGCAGGCGCGGCGCTTGCGTTCCGTGGTGCAAAGGCACTTTGGAATATCGGCCGGGGCGCAGTCGATATCGCGCGCGGCACGGTGCTCGCGCGAGGCGGTCGCGCTGCGGCGGGACGTGCTGCCGGTGCCGGCGGTATCGTGGGCCGCGCGCTCGATGCACTCGGCGGGGCTGCTGGTGCTGCCGGCGGGGTGCAGCGGGTGTTCGTCGTCAACTTGCCCGGCGGTGGAGTGGCAGGGGGCGGGGGCGGCCTTGGCGATCTGCTCGGCGGTGGGCGGGCCGGTCGTGCTGCTCGCGGCGCGGCGCGGGCAGGCCGGATCGGGCGAGTCTTCAGTGCCGGCAGGGCGCTGTTCGGTCGGGTCGCCCCGTATGCCGGCAAGCTCGCCGTGGCCGGCACGGTGCTGAAGCTCGGATTCGCGGCGCGTGACGCGTATGCCGTCGCGTCGAGTACCGATACGAACACGCAGAAAGCGAACCGCTTTGCGGGCATCGCGGGCAGTCTTGCCGGTGGTGCGGCGGGAGCGAAGCTCGGCGCGATGGCTGGTGCGTTTGTCGGGCCAATCGGTGCTGCGGTGCTGGGCGTGATCGGTGGCGCTGTCGGTACGTTTGCAGGCGACAAGCTGTTCAGCGCTGTATCGCGCAGGGTATTGGGGCGCAAGACGGACGAGACGCCGCCGAACGTCGCGGCGCTCGTGAAAGCGAAGACGATCGCGTCCGACGGCGCGGGTGTCGGCGCTCGACCAGGGCCGCGCATCGAGCAGCAGAACACGTTCGCGCCGGTCTTTCACGTGAAGATCGAAGCGAGCGATGCCGACATGGCGAACAAGTTCCTCGCGCAGGTCAGTCCGGCGCTGACCCGGATGATGGACGAGCATCAACGCAAGGCGAACGCGCGAACGGCCATGTTCGATTCACCACACATGTAA
- a CDS encoding phage tail assembly protein, translating into MDKVTVKLDYPIKLNGVECDTFTMRRPKVRDMRGAQKLAPNDAEEQELILFASLAEIAPSDLDAMDMADYERVQDAYYSFRSVRKAGPKDPQGAGESAGA; encoded by the coding sequence ATGGACAAGGTTACGGTCAAGCTCGACTATCCGATCAAGCTCAACGGTGTCGAATGCGACACCTTCACGATGCGCCGGCCGAAGGTGCGCGACATGCGTGGCGCGCAGAAGCTCGCGCCGAACGATGCCGAAGAACAGGAGCTGATCCTGTTCGCGTCGCTCGCCGAGATCGCGCCGAGCGATCTCGATGCGATGGATATGGCTGACTACGAGCGCGTGCAGGACGCCTACTACTCCTTTCGATCCGTACGCAAAGCTGGACCGAAAGACCCTCAAGGCGCTGGCGAATCGGCTGGTGCATGA
- a CDS encoding phage major tail tube protein: protein MIPETLYNCNTFVDGRSYAGRATSMTPPKLKLKTDDFRAAGMDAAVKVDQGMEALEASFAMATMEYDVLKFFGLVDQGAFNGVFRAVFKDRSGNSKSVVVYLRGMLYEVDPGEWKPGDKVDAKFNVSCDYYKLEIDGAIVHEIDIFACKRVINGVDQLADIRKKLGMA from the coding sequence ATGATTCCGGAAACTCTGTACAACTGCAATACGTTCGTCGACGGGCGTAGCTATGCCGGTCGTGCGACGAGCATGACGCCGCCGAAGCTGAAACTCAAGACGGACGACTTCCGCGCGGCCGGCATGGATGCGGCGGTCAAGGTCGATCAAGGCATGGAAGCACTCGAAGCGTCGTTCGCGATGGCGACGATGGAGTACGACGTGCTGAAGTTCTTCGGGCTGGTGGATCAGGGCGCGTTCAACGGCGTGTTTCGCGCGGTGTTCAAGGATCGCAGCGGCAACTCGAAGAGTGTCGTTGTGTATCTGCGCGGCATGCTCTACGAAGTCGATCCGGGCGAGTGGAAGCCGGGCGACAAGGTCGACGCGAAGTTCAACGTATCGTGCGACTACTACAAGCTGGAGATCGACGGCGCGATCGTGCACGAGATCGACATCTTCGCGTGCAAGCGCGTGATCAACGGCGTGGATCAGCTCGCTGACATTCGCAAGAAGCTCGGCATGGCGTAA
- a CDS encoding phage tail sheath family protein produces MAATSFFHGITTTIVDSGPRTIAVPSSSVVGLTDTYTPGAGLAQPNVPVQLTSYGDAVRAFGEKSAIARSARAIYAQSSAVVVAVGVASVTDAAQLTSAIVGGVTAGGARTGMQALLDAKSLFNTQPRLLIAPGHTSKQPVATAADSLAGKLRAVAVIDGPNSDDAAAIAYAKNFGSKRLYMVDPGAKAWDNATNGEISLPASTYAAGLFCQTDAKIGFWASPSNKEVVEITGTGRPIEYLDGDETCRANLLNNANIATIIRDGGFRLWGNRTLSADPKWKFVTRVRTLDIVMDAVQAGHKWAVDRGITATYVSDVTEGLQAFMRDLKRQGAVINFEVYPDPQLNTASQLEDGKVYWNIRFTDVPPAENPIFRFEVTNQWLTEVLDNQI; encoded by the coding sequence ATGGCAGCGACTTCGTTTTTTCACGGTATCACGACGACCATCGTCGACAGCGGCCCGCGCACGATTGCGGTGCCGTCGTCGTCGGTCGTCGGCCTGACCGACACCTACACGCCTGGCGCGGGTCTGGCGCAGCCGAATGTGCCGGTTCAACTGACGAGCTACGGCGACGCGGTGCGGGCGTTCGGCGAAAAGAGCGCGATCGCCCGCTCGGCGCGTGCGATCTACGCGCAGAGCAGTGCGGTCGTCGTTGCGGTCGGCGTCGCATCCGTCACCGACGCGGCGCAGCTCACGTCCGCGATTGTGGGCGGTGTCACCGCTGGCGGTGCCCGCACCGGCATGCAAGCGCTGCTCGACGCAAAGTCGCTTTTCAACACGCAGCCGCGTCTGCTGATCGCGCCGGGTCATACGTCGAAGCAACCGGTCGCAACAGCCGCTGATTCGCTGGCCGGCAAGCTGCGCGCGGTCGCGGTGATCGATGGCCCGAACAGCGACGATGCTGCGGCGATTGCGTACGCGAAGAATTTCGGCAGCAAGCGCCTGTACATGGTTGACCCCGGCGCGAAGGCGTGGGACAACGCGACGAACGGCGAGATCTCGCTGCCGGCGTCGACGTACGCAGCGGGGCTGTTCTGCCAGACCGACGCGAAGATCGGTTTCTGGGCGTCGCCGTCGAACAAGGAGGTCGTCGAGATCACGGGCACGGGCCGGCCGATCGAATATCTCGACGGCGACGAGACGTGCCGCGCGAACCTGCTCAACAACGCGAACATCGCGACGATCATTCGTGACGGCGGCTTTCGCCTGTGGGGCAACCGCACGCTGTCGGCCGATCCGAAATGGAAGTTCGTCACGCGCGTGCGCACGCTCGACATCGTCATGGATGCGGTGCAGGCCGGCCACAAGTGGGCGGTCGACCGTGGCATCACGGCGACGTACGTCAGTGACGTGACCGAGGGTCTGCAGGCATTCATGCGTGACCTGAAACGTCAGGGCGCAGTGATCAATTTCGAGGTCTACCCGGACCCGCAGCTGAACACGGCGAGCCAGCTCGAAGACGGCAAGGTGTACTGGAACATCCGATTCACGGATGTCCCGCCGGCCGAGAACCCGATTTTCCGCTTCGAGGTCACGAACCAGTGGCTGACCGAAGTGCTCGATAACCAGATCTAA
- a CDS encoding tail fiber assembly protein yields MPAFCTLTPLPEVPTRSWPFWQDGKWKMQPDYRGVRLYRTDTGEPGEITVAGVTPDDAGLTDVPRPSDEYFWKDGAWVLDEEVVAERVREAAMADFYARMEKARQQNLGKSDARVTGLLSDLESATFDAWAAYQVALVGVVDSPTFPNDVVWPAEPDPAALLAKVEAQRAEKAAREAEEAARREEEAAHRNEAGETPPEAESAVPADGDSASDSEPPTEVDAK; encoded by the coding sequence GTGCCGGCATTCTGCACGCTCACGCCTCTGCCGGAAGTGCCGACGCGTTCCTGGCCGTTCTGGCAGGACGGCAAATGGAAGATGCAGCCGGACTATCGCGGTGTCCGACTGTATCGAACCGATACGGGTGAGCCGGGTGAGATCACGGTCGCGGGTGTTACGCCCGACGACGCGGGATTGACGGATGTACCGCGTCCGTCCGACGAATACTTCTGGAAAGATGGCGCTTGGGTGCTCGACGAGGAAGTCGTCGCGGAACGCGTACGTGAAGCAGCGATGGCGGACTTCTACGCGCGCATGGAAAAAGCGCGTCAGCAGAATCTCGGGAAGTCGGACGCGCGTGTGACGGGTTTGCTGTCGGATCTCGAGTCGGCGACGTTCGACGCGTGGGCCGCGTATCAGGTGGCCCTTGTCGGCGTGGTCGATTCGCCGACTTTTCCGAACGACGTTGTATGGCCGGCCGAGCCGGACCCTGCAGCGTTGCTCGCCAAGGTCGAGGCGCAGCGGGCGGAGAAGGCTGCACGTGAGGCCGAGGAAGCCGCTCGGCGCGAGGAGGAGGCCGCGCATCGCAATGAGGCGGGCGAGACACCTCCTGAGGCGGAATCCGCGGTGCCCGCTGACGGTGACAGCGCGAGCGATAGCGAGCCGCCCACCGAGGTCGACGCAAAGTAA